Genomic segment of Arachis hypogaea cultivar Tifrunner chromosome 11, arahy.Tifrunner.gnm2.J5K5, whole genome shotgun sequence:
cgtatcatatttaaaaaaaaacttattattgATACAGAATCTCTTTTATATTAGGAGTGGTTCAGGTACCATATACGAAGGCCAAACGCGATGGGTCCAGAGTAGATCTAGgacaatgaaaagaaaaataaataaaaaataaaagagtaatttaatttaataattaatataattgagtTCCCTAATAACTCGTTTATTTCACCATCTAGTAGCGGGTAGCCTATTGTCttgcatataaaaataaaattgatagaGGAAAGAAAAGAACTCATCTTTGTGCGCTTGTTCCTTCATTCTATCATAAAAAACACACACAGTGTGTGTGATTGCAGTGATCGATCACAAGCAcacaaattaaatctttttcatttgttCATTACTGTTATCATCATTATGGCTAGTGGTGGTGATGATGGAAAAAACTCCATCACCATACCCCTTCTGGGTGATGAAAAAGTAGAACAGAGAAGCTTCTACAATGGAGATCAGCTACCTAAATCTGCCGATGATTTAGACTCAGTTCATGTTGGTAACACCTCCTTTTTCAAGACCTGCTTCCATGGGATTAATGCAATTTCAGGTTAcacttctctctccctctctctctgtgattaaaaagaaactaattaacaAGATTGCGATTAGTGGTTAAGATATGACACAAAAAAGTAAGGCATATTTTTAGGCCTTTTCAAAAAGGTGAAAACTAATATAGTTGATACAAAATTTTTTGGTCatctttttacttttatttgtatATATTGTCTCCCATCAAGAAAAGTTGTATGCATGTATGTGTTTCTAAATCTCATTGAATCTCTCATCAATCGCTGTTGCTGGCACAAGATGATGTTGTCTCTTCCCATTTCATTAACCTTTGCTGAGATTTTTGTAGCTTTATCATGAGAGATGAGAGACCGCGTGTATACACACTTGAGTTTTGACGTGATTATCAAAGTTAAAAAGTgtttcatgtttttatttttgatataggtactaatttaaagaatgaaaattttttaaatatttataaaatatcagtattttaatcatttcaatagttaattttaattaatatattatatgccggaaattctttcaaaaaatattttttatactactaTAATATATAGACACTGATATAGATATGAAACACGATACAACACGAAGatacacaaatttaaaattttttataatatagaaacacagtatatatataaaatataaaatattttttagataaattataatgatattttaatatttttaattatataatgtatttaaaatatattttgttttaataattaataatatataatatttttaaatttattttaagaatatgaCTAAACACGTTGACACGTGATAGTATTTAGATTTGTCTAAGTgtattagaaaattttttttatttttattaaaatacgatTGGACACATAAAACACGTATATCAGACGAATATCAATAAATATTGTatccaaaatataaattagaaaagtATCATGCTTCATAGCTTTGGAGTCTATCTTTGCTCCAAGATGGATGGTACTAtattttgaattattgttgtacTCTTTATACAGGGTTGTGTCATTATTGAGTTTAAAAGGGTAGGTGGGGGATGGAAAGATGGAAGACCTTGTTCCTATACAAAACAAATGaaacaaattaaaagtaattgtTATTGTGTCTAAAAATGGaaatattttgtaattaaaaaaaattaataaaaaataattaaaatttatcttatttattttatttaatatgtattaattttaataataattaataaatattaaataagataaaatataattattttttaaaaataaaatactatttttagtttataacgttttgactaaattttaatttgatctataatatattttaattaagtgttctatttttatcttaaaaaaatttaaacaggtTTAATGTTgtcttattattaaatttaatactaataattaatagaatgtgTGATTTAGATGTTAATAACATTATTAATTAAGTCGtatcttttttttatgtattaaaaaaatataatcaaattttttttgtaaaattttgtctccttaattttatttttgtacaaAACTACAAATCTTAACAATCAATCATCACTTTAAAATCAAAGGATGGTGGATCAATTTTACTTACCTATTGAAATCGAATACTATTAACTGTTTAATATGCAAAttgtttgtatcaaatttaatggAAAGATAATATTGGACATGcttaaaactttttttaaattaaaataagatgttTTAAAAGTTTTTGATACTGAAATAAGACATTTGAAATGTTAGGaaccaaattaaaattcaacCCAAACGTTAAAAGtcaaataatactttttttttttgtcttcctagcaTTATTAATCTGAAAAATGGTGTTtagtttgttaaaaaaataaaaattaatatttaatttaaaatataaaatacaaaatttttaaatatttaaaaatttactataaaaaataaatttaatttaatttaaacatCAAATAATAGATATTATAAAATTcacttaaattaaaatataataaatagattAATCatcttatatatacataaaaaaattaattaaaaaattaattattaatataaaatatatattaaaaaaattaaataatatatatttataaataaatattttaattaatttaataactaatttttgtatataaataatatttttatcattccATATATAGTCTAACATGCTCTAGAAAGAATAATTGAGTTTCACATAAAGaaatcatatttaaaaaatatacaagCCTTTCAGATTAAGAATAATTATTCTTTATTTGCAGCTATATTAAAAGTAGTACGAGATCCAAGATCTTATGTCTGTTAGATGTGAGTAAATTACGGTACTAGCTAGTTTGTGTTTGAGGTCATGAGATAGTCTTCTCTCTTCTATGATTTATATAAAACTAATATATACCTTTATAaacgaaatatttttttattaatataaacactattttgtttaataaaagtattaataaatAGATGTGTAGCAAATTAACTAAAGGATATTACAATATAATTTTTCTACTGAATTCAACGGCAAGATGTGAATCTGGTTTCTGCACTTGAATACAAAAATATGGCAGGTCGATGTCAGAATATTTGTTTTATTGCTATTTTTTTAAGCTGTCAGGATATTGGTGTAAGTATTCATAATATGTTTGTGCTCTTCTGATTATTATTTTGACACACACTGTTTcctattttatgttatttaaacttttttattaacATGTTCAtaatttaatgtattattaaacaTATGAATTTACTCAGATGCAACTCCATAAgtttttacaaaataattatcatataCAAGGGAACAATATTAGCGAAATTCTTGGCGGAAAGTGGCTTTATGGTGTGTAAAGTATTGTAGACATAATATttgctattatttttattattggtgAAAAAATTAAAGTGTTCGGCAAAAAATTGTCATCCTTGTACATGCTTTAGAAAAAATTTCAAGTGTACTAAAAATACCAGTATTTCAATTATTTTAACcatttatttcaattaatatatattttttataattcaaataacagttaaAACAACTAAAATATTAGTGTTTTCGGTACACTTTGAAACTCTTCCCATGTTTTAttctttgttatttatttattaagtatTTATTCAGGATTCACATTATTGAATGAAGTTTCGTAATGGATTCAATCACTACTTCTGTGTCAAACTGTCAATGTTATACATTCCAACGTGTCAACTACTTGCATTAACAAACTTTTGGAACATTACTGAATGTTCTAGAAATGAATCATAACAAGTGATATGATAGATGAAACATGAAACGTTCATATTCAATTAATCATTTCACCTTTGAATTGgccacaaaatatatattaataaaggattttttttatagattttataTGGTTAGCGTTATCTGAtctttgttttaaaataatataagttCAACTAAATTAATATACCTAAACTAAAATGAAGTGTATTTTACATaaagttcaattaattattttacgtgtataaaaaaaagtcattaatcaattattatttataaatatgtcTTTGACATAtcacaaaaatttttattatattattataaataaatttgattattagTATTAAGTTTGATTTTTCTGTATACGATAATTGGTTTGATAAGtaatttttgttgtatttttaacATTTTGATTCAAGTTATTTCCAAAAGTATTGGATGAAAATATTAACAAAGTTTGATGGTGTGAATGAAGGAATTGGAATTGTTTCAATACCTTATGCACTGGCTTCAGGGGGATGGCTAAGCATATCACTGCTATTTATGATAGCAATTGCTTGCTACTACACTGGCTTATTGGTAAAGAGATGCATGGACATGGACCCTCATATCAGAACCTTCCCTGACATTGGTCAACGTGCTTTTGGAGACAAAGGTAGATTAATGGTCTCCATAGCCATGAATTCAGAGCTCTACCTTGTTGTAACAGGTACTATTATTATGATTACTATTATTGTTAAAAGCCAACACAATAAATATTAAGGTgcatttagttttagtttaattattcgGCTAATCTTTATAACtttatcgaatttttaattagattattatatttttttagttaaatttttatattaaatcatattttataattaagtctttgttataataaaaaattaaaattatagaatattttattaaacaaaataaatatgtctaatacttaatattctattttgtttaataaaatattttgttaacagAAATATTAGGGGTTAGCacattttgtgatttatagtcattaatcaattattattaatattaatatttttaatggtgtaaaattTCATCTAATAGTATGAAATTATACATTCTTTTTTTGATGGTTAAATAtagactaaattttaataaaagtgttgaTCCATGAGACTTTCTCTTCTGTTAAATCTAACTTTTTACCAAGATAAAAACTtagttacaaaatctgatatgatataaactatctaattaaaaaaaaaagtataaaaatttaattgaaaatcgGTAAAATTAGATGGAGTAATTAAACTCCTAATTTTTATCTCCGTTAGTTTTTATTGTTTATGCCAATTTATTATTAGGTCACtatatttttaaagttttcaTTTGGATCTTAtaccaattttaaatttgtaattagatttttttaacaaGAAACATTACAAAAACGTTTTCAATCTCCGCCACTAGAAAATATGATTCAATATATTCGGTTAAGTTAAAGGTTTTTGGGATAAAAAGAATGTGATCACAAATTTAAAACCGTTATAGAGATccaactaaaaatttttaaagtgtAAAAGCTCAATTATGAATTTGAGAAAATTTTGAATACTAATAAAGTAATTTAACCTTTTtaacattttataaaaaaaagaaattaaaagatattattattattattatttattttttcataaaattctcaaaacagaaaaaataaaaaacaaaaacgtAAATCAAATACACCATTAATTTTTGGTTCTGACCACCATGATTGTGGACAGGTTACCTCATCTTGGAAGGTGACAACCTTAACAAGCTAATTCCAAACGTTGAAGTAAACCTTGGAGGGCTTGTGATTGGTGGAACAACAATCTTTGCAATACTAGCAACAATTGTGATCTTGCCAACAGTGTTGTTGGAGGATCTTAGCTTGTTGTCTTATGTTTCTGCTAGTGGCGCTTTGGCTTCCACAGTGTTCTTGCTCTCTCTGTTGTGGAATGGAACCATTGATGGGACAGGCTTTCATGGAAAAGGTACAGTTTTCAGGTGGAGTGGCATCCCTGCTGCAGTTAGTTTGTATGCATTTTGCTACAGTGCTCACCCTGTTCTTCCCACACTCTACAATGCCATGAGGAACAAGAATCAGTTCTCAAGTGTAAGTAcaaatcatttttttttacggaaatgtttggtaactaaagaaaatcagccaaaaacagccataagttgccttatttagcattcattaattgttgcgacaattaatgaatgctaaataaggcaagttctggctgtttttttgtctctctagcattaccttttttttaattgtattctTAACATGGTTGAAGAGAGCATAGTTGGTTAGTTATGATTTTGATATTGAAATTACTATGGCAATGGCAGGTCCTATTTGTGTGCTTTCTAGTGTGCACTCTTGGTTATGCAGCAGCAGCAATCCTAGGGTACCTAATGTTTGGAGAAGATGTTGAATCACAGGTTACATTGAACCTTCCAACAGGGAAATTCAGTTCACAAGTTGCAATATACACAACCTTGGTGAATCCAATAGCCAAATATGCATTGATGCTAACCCCAATTGTGAATGCAGTAAAGAACAAGATCTCATGCAACTACAGAAAAAAGAGGCTCACACATGTTATTGTTAGTACCACATTGCTGATTAGCACTCTTGTTGTGGCAGTGGCAATTCCCTTATTTGGCTACCTAATGTCACTTGTTGGAGCATTGCTAAGTGTCTCAGCATCAATCCTTGTCCCATCCGTATGTTACTTGAAGATTTCTGGAGCTTACAAGAGATTTGGCTCAGAAATGATCATAAACTATTCAATTATTGTGATGGGTGTTACTATTGCGATTGTAGGCACTTACacttctcttgtagatataattcAA
This window contains:
- the LOC112719967 gene encoding amino acid transporter AVT1I, encoding MASGGDDGKNSITIPLLGDEKVEQRSFYNGDQLPKSADDLDSVHVGNTSFFKTCFHGINAISGIGIVSIPYALASGGWLSISLLFMIAIACYYTGLLVKRCMDMDPHIRTFPDIGQRAFGDKGRLMVSIAMNSELYLVVTGYLILEGDNLNKLIPNVEVNLGGLVIGGTTIFAILATIVILPTVLLEDLSLLSYVSASGALASTVFLLSLLWNGTIDGTGFHGKGTVFRWSGIPAAVSLYAFCYSAHPVLPTLYNAMRNKNQFSSVLFVCFLVCTLGYAAAAILGYLMFGEDVESQVTLNLPTGKFSSQVAIYTTLVNPIAKYALMLTPIVNAVKNKISCNYRKKRLTHVIVSTTLLISTLVVAVAIPLFGYLMSLVGALLSVSASILVPSVCYLKISGAYKRFGSEMIINYSIIVMGVTIAIVGTYTSLVDIIQNL